The DNA segment GTGTGAGGCGCTACGCAGAACATGCCTCTAAAATATCTCCTGGTAACATCGTACCCATAGATCAGCATGTTGAGCTACAGCTACAGATCTCAGGTCAAAAAAGTTTTGCAATCAAAATTGAAAAGCAAACATCGCTAGCACTTTTCGCTCAGCATACCGCTTAAGAATTTAATCTTTGCCTCGGTGCTTCAGATAATGCTGAAGTACTTCCAGTTCTAGAAAGAACTTGGGTTGCACAGCATGAACATGACGATGAAGTAGGCTCAGTAGCAATAGAGGCTGAAGGTGATGTTAACGCCAACAAATTAAATGCTTGGCTTGGAAAACTTCTTCGGGAAAAAGGCATAGATATTTTTCGAATGAAAGGATTCTTAAGCATTGCAGGGGAATCTCAACGCTTCGTGTTTCAGGGTGTTCACATGCTTTTTGACGGACAACCTGATCGTCCCTGGGGAAATGAACCACGGCACAACCAGCTCGTCTTTATCGGACGAAATTTGGATGGAAATGCCATGAAGAGAGAGTTTGAGGCATGCCTAAACTAGTTAAAAATAAGGCGCATGGTGTGCTCCAAAATGGCTTCTTTGCTGCTGTAGATGACTATCCTATTGCGGGAGGGTGGGGGCTGAATGGAAAACTCTTTGCCGTTGGTGATGCAAGTGGATCTATTCAGGCCTTTGATGGAACATCTGGGCGGAAAATTTGGGGAAATTCCGAAGCTCACGTTGGAGGGATCATGAGTATGTCAGTCTCCTCCGAGGGGAAACAGCTTGCTAGCGTCGGGCAGGATGGGCAACTCGCAATCTGGGACTTTGCAGATGGGCAACTGCAACATCGAACTGAAATTGCGAGCGGTTGGGTCGAGCATGTGGCCTGGTCAAAAAGTGGCAACCACCTTGCGGTATCCTCAGGAAGAGTAGTCACTATTCTGTCATCATCTGGTGAAAAAATTTGGTCTTCAGAAAACCATCCCAGCACTGTTAGTGCTCTTGAATGGGTGACAGACCAAGAACTCAGTACTGCCTGCTACGGCCGTGTAACTTTTTTTAATACATCGTCAGGTAAGGAGAATGAACGTCTAGAATGGCAAGGATCTCTAGTTTCACTTGCTCTGAGTCCTGACGGGAATGTTGTTGCCTGTGGTAGTCAGGATAAATCTGTTCACTTCTGGCGGAGGTCGAACGGACAGGATTCTATGATGTCGGGCTATCCTTGGAAGCCTTCAGAGTTAGCCTTCAGTCATGATAGTATCTTGCTTGCTACTGGTGGAGGTGAAGATATCACAGTTTAGAGTTTTGAGGGGAATGGGCCTGAGGGTACAACACCGGGGGTGCTAGAGTTTCACAAGGCACCAATAAGCTCACTTGCATTCTCACATCATCACAGGCACCTGGCATCTGGGTGCCGCGAAGGTGGGGTTGTAGTTTGGTCATTAGGAAGACGTGGTGGTGGACATGCGCTGGGGGGCAGTTAATGGCTCTGTAGAAAACGTCTACTGGCGACCAGATGGCCGCAGTTTAGTTGCAATTGACTCCGAGGGAGGGATCACAGTTTGGCGAGTTAAGAAAATCTG comes from the SAR324 cluster bacterium genome and includes:
- a CDS encoding PQQ-binding-like beta-propeller repeat protein; the protein is MPKLVKNKAHGVLQNGFFAAVDDYPIAGGWGLNGKLFAVGDASGSIQAFDGTSGRKIWGNSEAHVGGIMSMSVSSEGKQLASVGQDGQLAIWDFADGQLQHRTEIASGWVEHVAWSKSGNHLAVSSGRVVTILSSSGEKIWSSENHPSTVSALEWVTDQELSTACYGRVTFFNTSSGKENERLEWQGSLVSLALSPDGNVVACGSQDKSVHFWRRSNGQDSMMSGYPWKPSELAFSHDSILLATGGGEDITV
- a CDS encoding GTP-binding protein; protein product: MEAEGDVNANKLNAWLGKLLREKGIDIFRMKGFLSIAGESQRFVFQGVHMLFDGQPDRPWGNEPRHNQLVFIGRNLDGNAMKREFEACLN